From Triticum aestivum cultivar Chinese Spring chromosome 4A, IWGSC CS RefSeq v2.1, whole genome shotgun sequence, a single genomic window includes:
- the LOC123084923 gene encoding uncharacterized protein isoform X1, which produces MLCRMETSWRDKEHSIILKPANMFLSRDWMINSDVSLTWSLPKMTGVDTNASVPGVSDPGAALNDQYAVLISYSCNYTESKLFFKQATSWQPRAASDLIISVSSELSLRYPSLSARVPQQASGSSSVVSLNSAPTTPDSCYDNLNEPMRRSGLGKHGNGSRRLNSFVSGSPE; this is translated from the exons ATGCTCTGCAGAATGGAGACATCGTG GCGAGATAAGGAGCACTCAATTATTCTGAAGCCTGCAAATATGTTTCTTTCCAGGGATTGGATGATCAACAGTGATGTATCTCTGACTTGGTCACTCCCAAAGATGACTGGAGTTGATACAAATGCTTCTGTGCCTGGGGTTAGCGACCCCGGTGCTGCTCTTAATGATCAGTATGCTGTACTTATATCATATAGCTGCAATTATACAG AATCAAAGCTTTTCTTTAAGCAAGCCACGAGCTGGCAACCCCGTGCAGCTAGTGATCTTATAATCTCTGTATCTTCAGAACTGTCATTACGATATCCTAGCCTGAGTGCTCGAGTTCCTCAACAAGCATCTGGTTCTTCTTCAGTTGTATCATTGAACTCAGCTCCAACCACACCAGATAGTTGTTATGACAATCTTAATGAGCCTATGAGAAGGTCTGGCTTGGGAAAACATGGAAATGGTTCTCGGAGACTAAATTCATTTGTTAGTGGCTCTCCAGAATAA
- the LOC123084923 gene encoding uncharacterized protein isoform X2, with product MLCRMETSWDWMINSDVSLTWSLPKMTGVDTNASVPGVSDPGAALNDQYAVLISYSCNYTESKLFFKQATSWQPRAASDLIISVSSELSLRYPSLSARVPQQASGSSSVVSLNSAPTTPDSCYDNLNEPMRRSGLGKHGNGSRRLNSFVSGSPE from the exons ATGCTCTGCAGAATGGAGACATCGTG GGATTGGATGATCAACAGTGATGTATCTCTGACTTGGTCACTCCCAAAGATGACTGGAGTTGATACAAATGCTTCTGTGCCTGGGGTTAGCGACCCCGGTGCTGCTCTTAATGATCAGTATGCTGTACTTATATCATATAGCTGCAATTATACAG AATCAAAGCTTTTCTTTAAGCAAGCCACGAGCTGGCAACCCCGTGCAGCTAGTGATCTTATAATCTCTGTATCTTCAGAACTGTCATTACGATATCCTAGCCTGAGTGCTCGAGTTCCTCAACAAGCATCTGGTTCTTCTTCAGTTGTATCATTGAACTCAGCTCCAACCACACCAGATAGTTGTTATGACAATCTTAATGAGCCTATGAGAAGGTCTGGCTTGGGAAAACATGGAAATGGTTCTCGGAGACTAAATTCATTTGTTAGTGGCTCTCCAGAATAA
- the LOC123084922 gene encoding protein SOSEKI 2 isoform X2 — translation MEAAGEGRKLHHHAGGGRAQMEASPERGRPAYASAVTARSAPARPMRRVQIIYYLCRSGQLEHPHFMELAQFPHQPLRLKDVMDKLTLLRGKGMPALFSWSCKRNYKNGYVWNDLSESDVIYPSDGVEYVLKGSEIFPGCSSAVAGERFQHLRVTDRSPTKPPLALPHSHKQYVDAYRDDAGEDPEDDELGYPYHRRAAAARLGGPNKPVSARTNRGHPVELPVEETSPPSSTSSDKPPPPQQAGRCDEAEPNRTGSMLLQLIACGAVTAGPAKCGGRADPRRSCGLVSRLSSRAGAEDDDEEEAAGGELSRRFGRMGAEEKEYFSGSIIVDSGGRGTPLPASSLKRSNSYTEERGASREWE, via the exons ATGGAGGCGGCGGGAGAGGGGAGGAAGCTCCATCACCACGCCGGCGGCGGCAGGGCGCAGATGGAGGCGAGCCCGGAGCGCGGCAGGCCGGCGTACGCGTCGGCGGTGACGGCGAGGTCCGCGCCGGCGAGGCCCATGAGGCGGGTGCAGATCATCTACTACCTCTGCCGCAGCGGCCAGCTCGAGCACCCGCACTTCATGGAGCTCGCGCAGTTTCCCCACCAGCCGCTCCGCCTCAAAG ATGTGATGGACAAGCTGACGCTGCTGAGGGGGAAAGGCATGCCCGCTCTCTTCTCATGGTCTTGCAAGAG GAACTACAAGAACGGCTACGTGTGGAACGACCTCTCGGAGAGCGACGTGATATATCCGTCCGACGGCGTGGAGTACGTCCTCAAGGGCTCCGAGATCTTCCCCGGCTGTTCTTCCG CCGTTGCAGGGGAGCGGTTCCAGCACCTCCGCGTGACGGACAGGTCGCCGACCAAGCCCCCGCTGGCCCTCCCGCACAGCCACAAGCAATACGTGGACGCCTACCGGGACGACGCCGGCGAGGACCCCGAGGACGACGAGCTCGGGTACCCGTACCACCGGCGTGCCGCCGCGGCTAGGCTGGGCGGGCCGAACAAGCCCGTCTCGGCCCGCACCAACCGTGGCCACCCCGTGGAGCTGCCCGTCGAGGAgacctcgccgccgtcctcgacGTCCTCcgacaagccgccgccgccgcagcaggcGGGCCGCTGCGACGAGGCCGAGCCGAACAGGACCGGGTCGATGCTCCTGCAGCTCATCGCGTGCGGGGCGGTCACCGCCGGTCCGGCCAAGTGCGGCGGCCGGGCCGATCCGAGGCGGAGCTGCGGCCTGGTGAGCCGGCTGTCGTCCCGCGCCggcgcggaggacgacgacgaggaggaggcggcgggcggcgagctgagccggcggttcggccgcatgggggcggaggagaaggagtacttCAGCGGCAGCATCATCGTGGACAGCGGCGGCAGGGGCACCCCGCTGCCTGCTTCCTCGCTCAAACGCTCCAACTCGTACACCGAGGAGAG AGGGGCTTCCAGAGAATGGGAGTGA
- the LOC123084922 gene encoding protein SOSEKI 2 isoform X1: MEAAGEGRKLHHHAGGGRAQMEASPERGRPAYASAVTARSAPARPMRRVQIIYYLCRSGQLEHPHFMELAQFPHQPLRLKDVMDKLTLLRGKGMPALFSWSCKRNYKNGYVWNDLSESDVIYPSDGVEYVLKGSEIFPGCSSAVAGERFQHLRVTDRSPTKPPLALPHSHKQYVDAYRDDAGEDPEDDELGYPYHRRAAAARLGGPNKPVSARTNRGHPVELPVEETSPPSSTSSDKPPPPQQAGRCDEAEPNRTGSMLLQLIACGAVTAGPAKCGGRADPRRSCGLVSRLSSRAGAEDDDEEEAAGGELSRRFGRMGAEEKEYFSGSIIVDSGGRGTPLPASSLKRSNSYTEERGSRLGAGVIGEGTADGRIGGEEGMMRGRCIPGRKRQPQHQK; this comes from the exons ATGGAGGCGGCGGGAGAGGGGAGGAAGCTCCATCACCACGCCGGCGGCGGCAGGGCGCAGATGGAGGCGAGCCCGGAGCGCGGCAGGCCGGCGTACGCGTCGGCGGTGACGGCGAGGTCCGCGCCGGCGAGGCCCATGAGGCGGGTGCAGATCATCTACTACCTCTGCCGCAGCGGCCAGCTCGAGCACCCGCACTTCATGGAGCTCGCGCAGTTTCCCCACCAGCCGCTCCGCCTCAAAG ATGTGATGGACAAGCTGACGCTGCTGAGGGGGAAAGGCATGCCCGCTCTCTTCTCATGGTCTTGCAAGAG GAACTACAAGAACGGCTACGTGTGGAACGACCTCTCGGAGAGCGACGTGATATATCCGTCCGACGGCGTGGAGTACGTCCTCAAGGGCTCCGAGATCTTCCCCGGCTGTTCTTCCG CCGTTGCAGGGGAGCGGTTCCAGCACCTCCGCGTGACGGACAGGTCGCCGACCAAGCCCCCGCTGGCCCTCCCGCACAGCCACAAGCAATACGTGGACGCCTACCGGGACGACGCCGGCGAGGACCCCGAGGACGACGAGCTCGGGTACCCGTACCACCGGCGTGCCGCCGCGGCTAGGCTGGGCGGGCCGAACAAGCCCGTCTCGGCCCGCACCAACCGTGGCCACCCCGTGGAGCTGCCCGTCGAGGAgacctcgccgccgtcctcgacGTCCTCcgacaagccgccgccgccgcagcaggcGGGCCGCTGCGACGAGGCCGAGCCGAACAGGACCGGGTCGATGCTCCTGCAGCTCATCGCGTGCGGGGCGGTCACCGCCGGTCCGGCCAAGTGCGGCGGCCGGGCCGATCCGAGGCGGAGCTGCGGCCTGGTGAGCCGGCTGTCGTCCCGCGCCggcgcggaggacgacgacgaggaggaggcggcgggcggcgagctgagccggcggttcggccgcatgggggcggaggagaaggagtacttCAGCGGCAGCATCATCGTGGACAGCGGCGGCAGGGGCACCCCGCTGCCTGCTTCCTCGCTCAAACGCTCCAACTCGTACACCGAGGAGAG GGGCTCGAGGCTTGGCGCGGGGGTGATCGGCGAGGGGACGGCGGATGGGCGCATCGGAGGGGAGGAGGGGATGATGAGGGGAAGGTGCATCCCGGGCAGGAAGAGGCAGCCGCAGCACCAGAAATAG
- the LOC123081665 gene encoding uncharacterized protein — protein sequence MSTPVTSSAPFRSDTIEPLTGSNFPRWKSQVELCLGCNEFDYALREEKPVAPVAGVTGYAELKKEYDVKMEKWNKSNHIALLIMKATISPDISEALPKKDTAKDFLTEMEEQFKGSDKVYAHELFAKLLQKYTIDGNVRQHILRVVNAFTKLKALECSLSEALLVIIILESLPEEFEQFKVNYNSLKEKWPLSEMTARIVQEEERIMRQKKDHVFHVGSNKRKHDGQGFPKPQKRQVKKEGTKPFNPKAFKGKEAGGSSSAPSSSTAGENACNFCKEEGHYQRDCPGFLKWMNKRGIRYDPNHKRRNKKA from the exons ATGTCCACTCCCGTGACAT CTTCCGCTCCATTCCGGTCCGACACGATCGAACCACTTACGGGGAGTAACTTCCCTCGTTGGAAGTCCCAAGTCGAATTATGTTTGGGTTGTAATGAATTTGACTATGCCTTGAGGGAAGAAAAACCTGTGGCACCTGTGGCAGGTGTCACAGGGTATGCAGAACTCAAGAAGGAGTATGATGTTAAGATGGAAAAGTGGAATAAGTCCAACCATATTGCGCTTCTCATCATGAAAGCGACAATATCGCCGGACATTTCTGAAGCACTCCCTAAGAAAGATACTGCTAAAGATTTCCTCACTGAAATGGAGGAGCAATTTAAAGGCTCCGACAAAGTGTATGCTCATGAGCTTTTTGCTAAACTTCTTCAGAAATACACTATTGACGGAAATGTTAGGCAGCACATATTGAGGGTGGTAAATGCTTTCACCAAGCTTAAGGCTTTGGAGTGTTCTTTAAGTGAAGCCCTTCTTGTCATAATTATTCTTGAGTCTCTTCCTGAAGAGTTTGAACAATTTAAGGTCAACTATAACTCTCTAAAGGAAAAATGGCCACTCTCTGAGATGACCGCAAGGATCGTCCAGGAGGAAGAAAGGATCATGAGGCAGAAGAAAGACCATGTCTTTCATGTTGGCTCTAACAAGAGAAAGCATGACGGACAAGGTTTCCCTAAGCCTCAGAAAAGGCAAGTCAAGAAAGAAGGCACTAAGCCATTCAACCCTAAGGCATTCAAGGGTAAAGAAGCCGGTGGTTCTTCTTCTGCTCCTAGCAGCTCCACTGCTGGAGAAAATGCTTGTAACTTCTGCAAAGAAGAGGGACACTATCAAAGGGACTGCCCAGGCTTTCTAAAATGGATGAACAAAAGAG GGATTCGATACGATCCAAACCAtaagaggaggaacaagaaagctTAA